In Vulpes lagopus strain Blue_001 chromosome 15, ASM1834538v1, whole genome shotgun sequence, the sequence GAGAAAGCTCCTAGGTGAGGCAGTTCGTCAGTGAGACACATACAGCTAAGCACAGAGCTCATGAGGGCTGTCCAGGAGGGGCTCAGCCTCTGCCGTGGGCCTGTCAGGATGATGCACATCCTTTCTCAGGCCATGCCACCCGTTGAACTACAGGAAACGTTAGGATACGATAGAACACCAAGTAGTCCTCAAGGTCACGGCTCACCTTGGAAGTTTGCATGAGGGGATTTATAAAGTGCAAAGAACTCCTTGTGTTAGTTCTTCTGCTTGACTTTTTGCAGAAGTGATACATGATGGAGGCATGCATTTATACACAAAGTGGGGATTTGGagcattggttttttttttttaagttttgccaATGTGACAGGTAAGATGGTATTCTGTTATTATTTAAACCAAAATACCTTTGTTTATAAAATTGTGCTTTTATTTCCCCCATGGTCCTGCTGCCCatctgtagtgtgtgtgtgtgtgtgtgtatgtgtgtgtgtgagagagagagagagagagagagagagtgtgtgtgtgtgtgtgtgtgtgtgaactatGTGTTCtctcacttctttaaaaatatttactggtcACTTCTGTTAGTTCCTGAGAAAAACGGGTTAACAAGATATTGTTCCTCTCCCATTTCATTGACCTCATGGTTTTGAGGAAGTAGACGTTAAATAAGTAAAGAGGTAACAtgatttttgtaaatgtttctgAAACTTAAAGAACCCAAGAGTTTGATATATGAGTcagatttatttatacatatatatgtatatttgaaattgttatcaaaaagaaaaccttGATCATTTTGTACATATTCATAATTTCTAGATCTTCATCATGAATTATATAACTCTAttatcctttatctcttttatgcTTTTTGCTCCCACTCAACTTTAACAGTGAGGTTGTGAAcactgctttcttttggtttccgaGACAATTTCAAGTTCTCATGTTTATAGATACAAATATTTAACGCTATAAATTCTTCTCCCAGCACTCTGTTACCCATATTGTTGCTTCCTGCATGTATCACTGATCTACTTTTTGCCCGTTTACTTTCAAATCACTTTAAGGCATATCTTTTTTATATTACGTGTACTTGGGTTTTCGTTTATAATCCTATTCgagactttttctttaaataagcatATCTAGGCCACTTATATTTACAAAGAAGATAgctctttggttttgtttctgtcatcatattttacactttttatttctatcaatgctttaaaataatttccaatatATGACTTATTTCCTTTGCTCATATGTGTTCCGATcactttaaaggtttttattttgttttacctttagTAATTACCTTTGTTTATTAATCTCCTATTCATTTAGCTTCTATCTAATGACACTGTATAAAAATGATGAAGGGTGCCTGtatggctctgttggttaagcatctgactcttgatttcagctcaggtcatgatctcagggtcattagatcgaggcctgcatcaggctccatgcacagcatggacagcatggagcctgcttaaaattctctccccttgccctgcccctcctctgctcatccttctcgctaaataaataaataaataaataataaataaataaataaataaaaacgatGACAAAATAATAGTATGCTTTTACCTCTTCATACTCCCCCTTCACTGCTGATTATTTCTACTTATTCTTTCAGTACTTACCCTTATACTttaaattataaactttaaataatttttactaatAACAAGAGCAAGAAATCAAAATACTTCAATTACCTCTTACCTTCTCTTCCTACCTCCAACTTCTGTTACAGCATTTTTGTAATCATAGCTTCCATaatttgatccttttttttttttaagatttttatttattcatagagacacacacagagagagaaagagagagagagagagagagagagaggtagagacacaggcagagggagaagcaggctccatgcagggagcccgacatggcactcaatcccgggtccctgcgatcatgccccaggctgaaggcaagcaccaaaccactgagccacccatgctgcccccTTCTTCATCTTATAGTAAATTATTCTGCTGTAGTTCCTCCACTTATCTCTTGGTTGTTTGGACTTTAGCCTCTTGTAGCTTCTTTACAAACTCCCCATGAGCAACATATTCCTTAATTTTCCCATGTTTGTGTGTATGACATTCATACAGAAGTGGTAGTTTGATTGATACATTTCCTTAGTGGAATGGACACCCATCAGgaatatgtgtctgttttgttcactggtgTATTTCAATGCTCAGAAAAGTATCTGGTGCCTATTCACACTAtaactatttgttaaatgaatatacaaaggaaaaacacaaaagtgGTCTTGGGTAGGGCTTTTTCCTCCTGAGAATTTGGCCAGCATCAATCTTCTAGTGCTAAATGCTAAAGATGGGACATTTGAGGCCTGATTTCTACCAACAATTTCTTTTCGGTTCTTAGCAGTCTGACCTGGAGGAGCCCGGGTGTGGTTTTGTGTGTTTACCTTGCTTAGAGTTGTTGAACTTCTTGAACCTGTGGgtttatatttttcatcaaatttgaacAATTTTAAGCCAATTTTTATTAACGTTCcatgtgtgcttttaaaaaatattctctgtagactgaaaaaatctgtatttatctACTAGATCAAGTTGATTAATTTTATCATTCAAATCTTCTGTCTTTGCTCTTTTCAGCTGATTTATCCATTTCTGAAAGGTGTATCTTAAAATCTCTAACTAAAACTTGATCTATTTTTAGTGCATCCATGGTCGCTTTACCTATTTTGAAGCTGTATTGTTAGCAACATACATATATCTATGATTATAGtgtcattatttttgttatttggtATATATATGTCATCCTTTGCCCCTCATGGTATGCTAGTCTTATAACTGTTTTGCTAACATTAAAATTGCTGCCATGGCCAGTCTGAGAGGACTGCATGAGGCAGGGAATTTCAATGTTTCTCAAGAATCTGGCTGGATAAACAGATAGATAgacctccaactgagccagtaaTGCAGTTAGAGGCAGAGGTATTTCAAGGTGGAGGGGCTTGCAAAAGGAGTCCACAGTGGGCTTTATGCACTTACTCTGGTCCATGTGAGTTGATGTTTTGTGAGTTAGGCCTAATCCCAACAAGGCTTAATATGCTTTCTCAAAGAATTGAGGTGATGAGCATGTGGGCAGCTGTGCTTTGTTTCAGTAGGAAAAGGAATATTTGCAGGTGAAAACAAGTTTCCTTCCTAGGAAGGTTCAAAGATAAAATAGCCTTCATGTAACAATGAGGAAGTCAATgacaaggaaggagagagatcTTTACCTGTGGCAATACTGAGCATCCCAATGCTTGCTCTGGTCTACTTTCCTTAAATTATTACTCAACAGCATAAGGGATTAAAAGCTTTTTTGAAAAGACTGGCTCCTTTCCAGAGAACTGGCAGGCAGGGAGCTAATACAGATGACCAATCGAAATGCACTGAAGTCAGAGACATTTTCCTTGTAGAATAATGAGAAAATACTCAGAATAGAAGAGGACAGACTGGTTACTAACCTGCACAAAGCTGCATAAGAAAAATGAGGCCTGACAGAGTGGGCAAGGCAAATCCTACATGACTAAGTGCTCTTCCCTGATCTTGGAAACCTGGCGGAAAGTGGGACAAGAATCTGGAGGATGTGCAAACCCTCACCTGGTTCTGGTACACATATCCCGAAAGGGTCAAGATGGAACTACTCATATATTTCCTTGATCTTAAGATTCTGTACCTCATTTCTAATGCTTAACCAAGTCTGTAGCAAATATTGTAGAGAACACAGAATTAGAGATGGCTCCTAGTGacaaaaaaaattgcattcaAAATGAGGCAGACATCTTCAGGTGGACAGACCATGTGGGACCTTTTCAATACAGAACTATAAAggaatacatgcacacacacacaaatacatgcatgcacgcacacatatATGATGGGACTTCCAAAAAgaaggctaagaaaaaaaaaaaaaaaaaaaagaaggctaagagccaaaaaaaaaaaaaagaagaagaaggctaAGAGCCACAGTTTCaagagatttccttctttttctaccaCTAACAGAACAGGTAAATAAGGATGTGAGATCCTTTGGGGGCAAAGGGAAGGACAATCATCCCCTTCAATCCTCCTGACAACTCTGAGGCAGGTGTTCCCATCTCCAATTTACACGTGAGTCTGACTGCATGCAGACTTCCTATTTCCTCATGCAGGATGCATGAAGAATAGGCAGGCGTGGGATGCTCTGTTTTGAACTGACAGACAAGGAATTAAAGCTGGTAGCTTCAGGGCCAGGAGAAACACAAATACATCTTGgtatagtgattttttaaaaacacatcaagTGACACCTTTTAAACCAACGACAATGGTTTCTATTCCTGTTTCTAGCCCGATTCCTCTTTTGGAATTTGCTCTTCAAGAAACATTATGCTGGGTAATGAGGGCTCTGAGAGCCAAGAGCCCAGATCCTGTTGCATAACCTCAGCATGACTCTCTGTGAAACTCCTAATAAATCATTCAGTTTTGCCTTGAAGCCACTGAATACTTGGAATAATGTGAAAGCTGGTGTCTCAAATCATTACCAGGGCACCCACATGGGAGTACTATTTACCCTGGGAATCATTAAATTCCACCTGCAGTAAATTGGCATCTGCTCCCTGCCAGGAGGTGGCTCACATCAAAGTTGTGTTAACTTTTGAAAGTCCATTTTCAGCCCGCTTTCACCAAGGCTGTCTGGTAATTGCCTTCTCTTGAAAATCCAGATCAAATCCACCAGGCCCCCTGACAGAACACAAAGAGGAAAACAGGGAGTGAAAATAAGAGCCAGGAGCACCTAAAGGATCTGTTACACGTTGTTGTCAGTCCAGCAAGAAGCCTTGGGAGGTGGGCCTTGATGTAGGTTCTGTGAGGTTTCACAAGGAGGAAGTGAATGGTGACTTCTGAGCATCTCCAACATTCTAGGTGTGATGTCATGCTCATCTCCTATTAATCCTCCCAATCTACATAGGAAAATGAAATCAGCTCAGGTTCTGGAACCTGACTGAGGTCATCTGGCTAGAAAGTGGCTGCATTATGAGTTCCCAGAGCCCTCTCCTCACACCATACCCCAAATGTCTTGGGCAAGAAGGCCAAAATGTTGTAATAAGGAACCCAGGAAACATATGTCTCCTGGATTGTGATGGGTTTACGGATCCTTGCCTACTGAGCAACAGATGAGAGACCGAGCAGGCTGTTAGATACCCAGTGGGCACAGCTGAACCCAGGCCTGTTGGTCTAAAGATGGAGTCCGAGGCTGTTCATGTCAACTGTTACCAGTACTGTTCACACACACCTAGGCAGGATAAGTTTCTTTAGACaggcagagcagagagaaggaaattagTATTTATTTGGAGGTAACAGATCTTACAATGAAGAGCACTGACGCTGGAGCCAGACTGTCTGGGCCTTGATCCCATGTGCCGTCTTGCTGGAAAAAGACccaatgtgtgtgtgcacgtgaggGTGGCTGGGTGTGGGGGTGGCAGAGATGGATGAGCAGGAAAGGCCTTGTGCTGGCTTGCTGAAACTGGTCAATAGCTCCAGGAGGTATATTGTATTATtctacttttgtatatgtttgaaattgccggggatccctgggtggcgcagcggtttggcacctgcctttggcccagggcgcgatcctggagacccgggatcgaatcccatatcgggctcccggtgcatggagcctgcttctctctctgcctgtgtctctgcctctctctctctctctctgtgtgtgactatcataaataaataaataaatttaaaaaaaaaagaaattgcccataacaaaagcataaaaataaatctgggcTGCTCTACACGGACAAGTTTCTTGgcttgcctcagtttactcatctgtaaaactgggtACTAACAGTACCCATCTCCTAGGGCTGTATGAGAATTATACAAGTTAATACATGTAAACTACTGAGCTACCGTTACTATTTATAGAGTCACCCCCATGTCCCAGGTGCCCAACCTGGCTTTACAAATTTACTTTTTCAACTGATTTCCCCGCAACAGCCCTATGAGACAAGATACCTTCCATTTTCATAGGAGGAAGTAGACTCAGAGGGGTTCTGGCAGCAAAACCTGCATAAAACCCAGGTTAGCTCAATAAACCTTGTTTTCTACTAGATGGCCCACTTTCCTAGAAATGACTTGACTAGTTATTTACAGACAGGGGAACTGAGACTCGGTGGGCTTCTACGGTTTTCTTCAGTGTAGGCTGTGAACTAAACACAGAGCAGGCAATCACATGACATGTGAACTGGGCTCTTTCTAGTGGGGAGGATGGGCTGTGCCTGCACCAGCCTGACACTCACtcctggggcggcgggggggggggcacaaccCCCCATTTCAGTGGCCCCGTGGCCACTGCAGAGAACAGGGATGCCTCCTCTTTGCTCTGTGCCTCCTATCTTTCCCAGACTACAAGCACTGGGGCTCGGAAGAGAACCAAACAAGGGAGAGAAAAGTAGAAACCTAAGAAAAACTTTAGGCTAGCAGCCTctgcatttgataaatattttaggaaatctCAGATCAGGGCCATGGGCACTTGAGTGAGTCTAAGGCCACGCAGTGTCTCCCTCTGAGACCAGCTCCCACGGAGGGGCCCACAGAGCTGCCAGCCCTGCTGAGTCCCAGGAACACAGGGCATCAGCTGGGGTCCTTCCTTTCAACAGCTGCTTCGTCTTCCTGAAGAACTCGCTCCAAGAGGCCCCAAGTCCCCAGCCAACCGCCTGAGGCATCAGTGAGCAAGTCATGTAGCCACCATGATTAGAAAAGCACTTCTCACCCCACAAATCTCTCTGTAATCAGTAATGATGGGAGGATAGACGCCCTCAGAACAGTCACCACGAATCTGACTTCCAAAGAGGGGTCACTCCATCAGGAACCGGGGCCAGGCTAACAATGCCCTCAGAATACAATGCAGAACACCTTTCTAGCAGGGCCAAATTGCATCAAAAACTCAGCTGGACTGCAAACAATTTGCATCCTTTCAGCAGGAACAGAACGAAGTCTGACCTTTACCTCAGGACCACTCTGCTACTGCTGCTTCTAACTGGTATAAAAAGCACTTGTAGTCCTATTCCAATTAGAACTCTTACTTTGCTCACACAGACCAATTAGTgcaccctctctgcccctcttaaGAGTCTCTCCATCTTCAACAGTCAAATAGCACAAACCATATTGAGGATTCaggcggggagggagagggagtggagagggagctgggggtgggggggaggactGAAGACGGCCACCGGCCACCTGGAGAGGGTTCCCCACAGACACACAGCACCTCCTTACGCCTGCCTCCGAGAGCAAGGCCACTTCCTGGCAAAGCAAGATAAACATCCAGTTTAAGGCTATTATCTcctttattcaaaaaataaatatttcacttttgagTCAACATATTTCAAATCACATTAAGCACAGAGAAGAAATACAGTCCCTTTGGAAATTGTGAACACATGTAGGGAGAGTCATGTTCTAAACAATGGGGATGGGGTAAGCACTGATTCCAACTGATTCATGACCCAGAGATGCCTCCTCTCACCGGGTGGAGCTACATATTGATCTtaggagcagaaaaagaaacacacgcgcacgcgcgcacacacacacgcacacgcacactgCTTTGAAGTCTGAAAGGCACATGGAGTGGACCATAAGGTGTATGGCACGTTCACTGATAAAACGTTCCCTATTCCCTCCCAGGGAAATTGGAGAAACTTTAATCAAGTCAAAGACCAGAGAAGACAGGGTGCTCTTGCTCAGAACTCAGCATTAGGAAAATCTCTGAACACGAAGGCcatctttcttttgccttccccCTCCGGGCCTCTGCTGCCTGCTGGGGAAGTCCGCCCCCAGCGCTCATTCGGTGATGGCGGGGCGCGTGGCCACGTACACGAACACCACGATCAGGAGCACGACCACGGCCAGCGTGGGCAGCACCACCGTGGTGATCTGCTGCCGGGCCTCCTGCATGGCCTGCTTCCGCTCCTTCTTGTCCTTGGACGTTTCCTTCTTGGGCTTGCCTTTGAGCTGCCGCATCTTGCCTGAGTGATGCTAGGAGGGTGCGTCGGAGGGTCTGGAAGGAAGGGCCACACTTCTCCGGCTGAGGCACCGAACCTCCTGCGGAAAGAACGATGATCAAACatgaacagagggaaagggaaaaggaaccGTCGAGTGAAAGGCAATTGTGAACCCAGCAACTCTGAAGGCAAGGGCGTAGGGACAGCAGGGCTCTGGAGACAGACTCTGCATAGTGGTGTGGGGGTGAGCTGGAGGGACCCTGCGCTGCCGGGCCCGGGGGCACACGGGGAACGGGTCTCCGGCCTGCTCACATAGGGCCTCTGTGCGCGCTGTCTCCGCGTAGAGGAGAGGGGGGCACCCGTCTCTCCACCGCTGAGGCTCCTCCTCTCCAGGGAGGCTTTCCTCACTGTTCTCGGTGCCACAACCTCCCCAGCCATCTGGAGGGGCGAGCGGCCAGCAACCTGTGCTCTTCAGGCACGTGGCTCCGTCCTGCCCAAGCCTTGGGCCCGATCGCAGGCCGGGCCGGCCTCCCCGGGGCTGGAGAGCCCAGAGGCACGGACTTCTCCCCTGGCACCAGTTCACCCCTCCGTCACAccttcctgagcacctactgcgTGCCGGGCACTGCCCAAGATACTAAGAGGTGCAGGACTGTCTCACTGTCACAGCACCCACGGTCTGGGGGTGCAcggggggtggcaggcagagtgGAGACCTAGATCAGACAACAGAGACTGGCTGGGCCCGTGGTCCTGCCGCCCACTCAAACTAGGATCCTGGCACATTCCGAGCCCCGAGGGggtgctcaggtggtgaagcCGAGCTGTCAGGGGCCTAAGGATGAATTACAAACCCGTGGACAACTTTAGAACAACAGTTCCAGACAAGTCTGCTTCTTAGCTTTAAGCAATAGCAATCCTTTGGCTGCTGATGAGACGGAGGAGTGTCTGGCACCTCTCAGGATCCCCAGAAAAGCCAGAGGACCAGGCTCAGGAAGTGAGCAGGACAAGGGAGCCAGGTGGCCATAAGCAGAGCCCAACTCACACCACGTCAGCACCTGGGCTCTATCACTGGAGCAGGAGCCCCTGCGGCTACGGCTGCTGTCCCTAGAGACTAGGTGTAGCTGCTGTCACTGTCCAGGATAAACCGCCGGCTCCCGTGGGTATTGGACTAGTCAAACCGAGGCCCAATCTACCCAGAGCCCAGCCGCTGAGCCTCTATAGTAGGTGGAGTGTTTTCTAAACACAGCAAAGAGCGGGAGGCTGGATACCAGACAAAAAAGACATCTGTCCCTTACGGCATCCTGGGACTAGCGTGGAGTTAGATGCTCTCGGAGGCAGAAGGGCAGTACATGCCAATGTTCATCTGACAAagacacttttttctttaaaatctttattcatgagagacacagagagagaggcagagacacaggcagagggagaagcaggctccctgtggggaccccgatgtgggactcgatcccaggaccctgggatcatgccctgagctgaaggcagacgctcaaccactgagctgtccAGGGGCCCCCTGACAAAGACACTTTTGTGACCCGATTCTGTGTGTGTACTATTTTCCCAGGGCCGTGGGTGGCCTGTCACCACTGAGGAGGAAGATGGCATTTACACCTGAGTGACAATGTTAAATGGCAGAGTCTGGAATGTGGATTCTGAGACAGAGGAGGTCTTATACGAGACCTAATCTCTTAGCAGTGCTCTCATTGCATACGGAGCTCAggactttttttctgtattgccCACACCAGGCAGAGTTTCTTATAATGCAAGATGACTGGTTTTCGTGCACTGGGATGGGATAAGGCCAGCCCAAAGCTGATCTTAAAGTTAGGGCAGCCCGATTTTGGCTGTATGCAATTTccattaagcttttaaaaataacccacTAGCACTTTCTTAACACCTGACAGGTATAGAAATCCCTGGCTTCACCAATTCTTTACAAATCTTCCACAGGCTGCTCAGAACGACCTGGACGTACCTCTGACTGGATGAATGGCTGTGGCCGAGTCCCTCAGCCTCACCAGGCCTCACCGTCATCAGCTGAACCATCAGAAGGGCTTCTCTCACACAGGCTGACCATGGCAGTTGGAAAAGGTGCTTGTCCATGGGGCATACCCACAGGGGCACAGTACAGGTGTGGAGCCAGAGGGAGCTGGTTCCCTCTCTCCACAACTCTTCTGCCTGTAGCCCAAGTGGCCTCCCTGAGCTTTTTCACCTCTTACTGAGCTGCTCACCTGGGAGGGGCTGAGAGTGGCAGTGTGCCCCTTGCAGGGCCTTGGTGAGGACAAGACGAGAACCCGTGACATGGTGCACAGCAAGCAGGAGGCACCCACTGTCCATTAGCTGATGCTCCTGGGACTCACCCCAACAGCCTGTGAGTtggatggggaagggaggaaaccagggagcaagagaaaaaaaacgtCCTGCCACTGATCACCTACTGGTCACCTGGTTTGTAAACAGCACCAACAGGGGCTTCTAAGAGAGCAATGGACAGCAGAGCATCATCCCTTGTGGACTCTGAAACCACAGCCcgccctcccactctccctgaCACAGCCTCAGGATCGTGAGGAGAGACGAGCCATGAGCAGCCCTCTGGTTGCAGCGCTCCCCGTGGAGTTAATGGCCTGTGGGTCTATGAAAAACAGAGGACCTGCCCTGGCTGCCCACATGACCCCTCATGGGACTGGCCATGGGTGGGTGGCTCCGGAAGCCCAGGGTTTGCAAGGGCCCCAGGGGCTCTGCTGACAGCGCGGGCCCTGCCTCTGGTCCAGCTCAGTTAGCTGCCATCTGCGCCCTCCTGCATTAGCACCACGGAGGCTGCCCAGCCCCTGACATCTGTGAGATGCCTCCAGAAGTTCCTGGAGGCTTAGAGAAAAGCCTCACATTGCTGGGGACAGCACAGGTCTGGTCGGGAGTTCAAGGCCAAATGCACAGGTCTGAGTTCTGGGCTCTCCAGTAGGTCACAGCAGGTGGTCTCCGTGCTTCTGCTCACCTATGCTGAGGCCCTCAAAGCACAGTCCCATGTTCTCCCTGGGGCCCCCGAATCAGGGAAAGCATCTCTGGGAGGACactggagaagagggaaggggaccAGCTGGGACAAATGTGGGGTAGAAcatggggtatctgggtggctcaaaagtggagcatctgccttcagctcaggtcgtgatctcggggtcttgggatcgagtcccgtatcgggctcccacttctccctctgcctgtgtctatgcctttgtgtgtctttcatgagtaagtaaaatcttaaaaaaaaaaaaaaaaaagtggggtagAACAGCAGAAGTGGCAGGAACAGGAGAAGGGAGGCAGCTGGACCTGGAAAGGGCAGCAGAGGCCAAGGTATCCGGAGGCTCCCAGGCTGTGGTAAAGAGGCACGTTTTCATCCCAAGAGCAGCATAAGGCACTGGAGAGCTTCAGACAGGGAGGCACAAAGAGGGGGATGGTTCAgaccaggggagggaggaggatggcATTGGGCTGTCTCTTGGGGCACAACCGGTAGGCCCTACTTCAGAGCAGATGTGGCCTGCAAGGTAAGGGGGGCGGACCACAGGTGAACAGGCTGGGTGGTAGTCCTGCCTCACGAGCTgagggagaaggggtgggggaagggagagacttGAGAAAGAACAGTCAGTGCTCCGCTCATACCTATCCACGTGTGAGGAC encodes:
- the SMCO4 gene encoding single-pass membrane and coiled-coil domain-containing protein 4, which codes for MGLVKSSSENCPQGKKAFLEQLESPLLEIILLEVLKLQFLKLKGGSVPQPEKCGPSFQTLRRTLLASLRQDAAAQRQAQEGNVQGQEGAEAGHAGGPAADHHGGAAHAGRGRAPDRGVRVRGHAPRHHRMSAGGGLPQQAAEARRGKAKERWPSCSEIFLMLSSEQEHPVFSGL